DNA sequence from the Oryza brachyantha chromosome 5, ObraRS2, whole genome shotgun sequence genome:
GGTCTTATTCTCTTGTTTCACGAAATGCCAAGGAAAAGTAACGAATAACAGGACAAATCTTTGCCTGTCGGCATGGTAAAACAAAGTAGCGAATGAATGCGACatgatacaaaattttcaaccaaatACAGAAGGCGTCATACCAACTACCAGTCGGGATAAGAGCAGACAATATCTATACTTTTTTTAGTGaggtatatataattaatcatcaGATATCTTGTTGAAAATGGAAACCGAAAGGTGAAGGAAACTTATTGGATTTAATTTGGGCATGACACAGTTAACAGCTCAGTGATACTCTAGTGAAAGTGAAAAGGACTTCAGTATGGAACAGAATAGACTTACTATCTTGGTCATGCCTCTGGTGTCGTAGTGGTAGCCACCGGAGAATCCCGAGGTGGCGTCGGAGCGGAGGTAAAGCATCAGCCATGGATACTTGGGCGAAGTGCGCAGCTTGTGGTGGAACACccacccgccggcgccgccgccgccgctcccgagGTCCTTCTCCCACGTCACCGAGTAGTACGACACTTCTTTGCTGCCGAGGTCCTTCGCGTCGAGGTCATACGTGCCGAACAGCCCGCCTCGGAGCCGCCCGCCGGCGCTGTCCAGCTCGGTGCGGTTGTGGAACACGAGCGGCTGGTTCAtgcagccggcgccgccggggcaGGGGAACCTGGAGGTCTGCGAGAAaggccgcgccggccggccgttcTCCGGGCAGATGGCTGCCTTGGTGTCCAGGTTGCCGTTCTTGAGCATGACCATCCAGAACTGCCACGGCGCTGGGCTGTCGGTCACCTGGCACAGGTCGCCCAGGTAAAGCTCCTTCGCCGGCGCGTACAGGTCGACGTCCGTGATGTTCGCCGGCGCGCCGGGGAAGGGGTCACCGGCACGGAGGTTGTTGTCGGCGTCGGTCACCCGGTGCACCACCTTGTACGTCGGCTGGCCGTGCTCGCCCACCCCATTCTCTGAAAAGATTTCACCATCCTCGCCGTCAATTCGACGAACTAAAACTTCACCAATCCTGCAACCGCGACAAGAATTCTACGAAATGGGACAGCAGGATGGAGTGATGGACCAACCGAGGTCGAAGCAGTCGGCGCCGCGGGGGCTGCCCATGCCGGGAGCCTCCCGGCCGACCTCGTTGCAGAAGTTCCAGGCTTCCCAGGCGACGCGGAGGCCGTCCCGCCGCATGCCGGGGTCCCCGACGGCCGAGACGTAGCCGCCGGCCCCGCTGCCATGGGTCGTGATGGAAGGCGCCGCCAAGCAGCACGAGACTGTGAGGGCGAGaccgaggagggaggcggccgcggcggcgtccgccACGGACATGGCCATCTGACGCGGAGATAACAATGGACAGAGGCAGCTGATCCGATCGAGGATGACAATACTGTGCGGGTCCACGTTGAGGCGTACAGCAGCAAGGGGTGTCCGTGGAGTGAAGTCAAGACAGCAGCAGAGTAGGCGTAGAAATGACCGGGGGAAGGTGACCTCCGGGGGCTGTTTGGATACAGCGATCTGGTCGTATCGGATATGTGAAGGTTAATTAtgagtattaaatttagaccgataataaaattaattgtataaataaatgctattttattagacaaattttttaagcctaattcaAATGttcactgtagcatcacattcgctaatcatggactaattaggctcaatagattcgtctcatgaaatAGTTCAGAATATGaggtgtgttttattaatattccatatttaatacttctaattagtgtctaaatatccgatgtgacatggactAAAAAAAGCTGGGAGTATCCAAACACACACTAAGTAGCCTACAAAGCTTTTTTAAGAACGAAACACACGCCTGTTTTTTAACCTATTGTAATttcaaaatgtaagcatttatggattttttttttgaaagccacatatatattattattagaagCAAGGCATGAGCTTTATCTCATAAAATTTGCTAGGGAAGACTCGCCACGGCCACCCCTCCCcaccggcggtgacggcgcatgCGGACCGCGCACACGTCTCCGCGCTCCGGGCGGCATCGCCGTCGTGCCTCACGCTCGTGGCCTTCGCATACCTCCACCGCATGGGCCTACCCGCGCAGGGGAGCCGCGCGCTCGCGTCCCTACTCCGTGCCATGGCGCTCGCGCGTTGCCCGGTAGCCGCGGGGGCCGCGCACGGGCTCGCCTTCCGGGTCAGGGCCGACGGCGATGTCGGGACCGCGCTGGTCTGGGCCGACGCGGCATGCGGGCGAGTGGCAGACGCGTGCAAGGTATTCGACAGGATGCATGACCAGGACCTCGTCACCTGGGGTGTCATGCTTGACTGCGGGCGAAGATGAAGCAACCACGACTTACAGGCTTCATCAATGACGACGGCTCCTTCCCTTCCTCGAGCTCCCAGACTAGTGCCCCTCCCCATCTAGTCATTTTCAGTCCAAGTTGTCGTTGTGTTCAGTCTCTGCCTATCTCTTTAGCTCCCTTCCTTCTTGCCAGTTGCTTGCTGTTTTTTCACTCTCCTTAGTCTCCAACTCCAGTCATTCCTCCGTTTTTCTGGCTTGCTGCTCGGCCTTCGCCCAAGCAAGCAACATTCCACCACCATCCCGCACCCCCATGATTTGAAACCACCATGTTGTCCAGATACCATACTGGTATTTGCGACCCCATCAACAAAAGCTTGCGTTCGGCCCTGATGCTCACGGCCAAAATAAAGCCAACAGGCATCACGTTGTCACTAGAAAGAGtagcctccctcctctccggcTAGTTCGGAGCTTACCCTAAGCTTCCCGCGTCCGCCAGGTTACCAGAGGAGAATTTGAATTCAGAGTGGCATCAAAAGCAGTGACCAACGAGTTGCTGCTACGTGGAGGACTCTCATCAAGATGCATCGACATAGCATTCTCTCAAACCTGCACCAAACTTACCATTTCAGCTTCTTTCCCGCCACGCTCATCCTTAGGGACATGTGACAAACCGTATCTCTAACAAGATACAAAACAAATCCCACTTCCAGAGAAACAACATGATAGAACCACCGATACCACCTCCTAACCGAATGTTGTCAGTCGCTCTAAGATCTTGCATGGATACCCCCAATCGGCTTAGAATAGAAGAACTCATGAACCTGGTAGAGACCACTTTACCCCCTCTTTCTCGCAACAAAGTCATGATAACAAGCAGACAAACCCCTCGATTCTACCACCTGCAGCCATGCAGCACGTACAAACAATCAGCTCTGCTAACCGAAACATTCTCCAACATCCTAACCTCACCACCCTTCCCGCTTCATATAAAACCGCCCTAAGCAACCCAGCATCGAGCAGCACAAGCACTCCCCACAAAAAACATTAGCTAGTTTACCCCAACAGACCAAAAAACCTCCATCAAAGATGCTACCAATGTCTCTCCTACTCCCATCTCAAGCCTGCTTGTAGAGTCCCAGTTGTTTGCTGGTCTGTAGGTCCTcaggccaccgccgccacagTTGCCCATagttcaccaccaccacacccAGAAACCACTCCCACCACAAACACCTCTCTACCTCAACCCGACACAACATGGAGCTAGCAATTCTCGGGCGGCCGGTCTCGCTTGATGTCCACTTCCTTGCTTAACACGGTGCCATGGCTTCGGTGGGTTTTCACCGCAATTTTAATGGCGCCCGGGTACGCTTCGCTGCGGGAGGCATTGGCCAAACCTTTGGCATTTTCCTGCGTCAAGAGAATCAAGATAGAGCATTCAGATGAGCCCAATTAGAGAGGAAGGCCATGAAGTTTCCATCTCCCCCACAACAGAGGTGAAAATGCTTTCACTTTCAACTACTGCTACATTGTTTGCATCACGTTGGAGAAATTTCCTCTGGAGTTTTGGCACAGGAGGGGGATTGCTACCTGCTTGTCTGGTTTCACCAATCTAGTCAATATAGACCACGCTTGCTTACACGACCATGAATTTGCTGCAATCTTTGCCATGATCAAAGTAGAGGCCTTAGAACATATCCCCCATCACCTAGTCTTCCACAAATCAGATGAGACGGGTGTTATTGCTGACATTTtcattaatgaaatttgggaCAACAATACCTCcagtccatcgccgccgccaccaccaagaCCACCCCATTGCAGGCAACCATGCTGGTCCACCACCCCTACACTGAAGCGACAATCTCAAAACCCAATCCACACCCAAGCAAACCCCGCCAATAGAGCTAACACCTTAAACTCCCAAAGCTCCTCCAGAACAATCTCAAGAAGCCTAGATCAGCTAGACAGCATGGCGCTAAGGGCAAAAAATGACTTGGCCAACAACCCTAGACTACATGTCTCATGGCCTTCTTACCTCTATCACCCAAACTATCGCCACAAACTTTCCCAGTTCGCACACCACATGCGACGGTCTACTTTGAGCAAGGCGCCTACAAAGTGACAGTGCATTTAAGCCCTAGCAAAAAAATTCCAGTTTTGGATTTATGCTAGACAAGTAGACACTCTAGATGAACCCACCTTTCCCTGCTACAGCATAACGACCAAAACTTTGCAACAATGACAGCAAGAACCCTCCTCTACACACTACTGCCCCAAACCAACACAACATCAAGTTTATTACCAGAAATAGACTGCCGCTATTCTACCAAAAATGTTATTCCAGCTAACCCAATTGCAGCCGAAGTGACACCACTCTCACTAACACCACTTCACGAGCAACCAGCCATACAACAGATCCCTATGCAACAAACCTTAGCCCTCTTACGCACAGAACCTCCGATCATTTTACCATCTGCACCCATCTGCACCCTGCCACCACTATCTCGGCCACCACACTACAAACCAAGCAGACACAGGATCCCGCCTCCTGATGGAAATCACACCTCTTGATGAAGGGTCATGCTGCTTGATCAAGAAACCTCTCCAAGAGCTGGTAGAATACTACGAGTAGAAGAAGAAAGACAAGCTTGCGGCACAAGAGGGACTCAAAAGAGCGCTCACTGCTCCAGAAGACCCTTGAACAGCCCAGCTACTTCCCACAGATAACACACCTCCACTGTCGGACTTAAATGTTACAGTATATGTACGAAGAAGCTCACGTATTAAGGAAGCATATAATGGGGAGTGGATTGACCCAGTTTAGCGAGCAAGCAGACACATGACC
Encoded proteins:
- the LOC102714645 gene encoding uncharacterized protein LOC102714645, with product MAMSVADAAAAASLLGLALTVSCCLAAPSITTHGSGAGGYVSAVGDPGMRRDGLRVAWEAWNFCNEVGREAPGMGSPRGADCFDLENGVGEHGQPTYKVVHRVTDADNNLRAGDPFPGAPANITDVDLYAPAKELYLGDLCQVTDSPAPWQFWMVMLKNGNLDTKAAICPENGRPARPFSQTSRFPCPGGAGCMNQPLVFHNRTELDSAGGRLRGGLFGTYDLDAKDLGSKEVSYYSVTWEKDLGSGGGGAGGWVFHHKLRTSPKYPWLMLYLRSDATSGFSGGYHYDTRGMTKIVPESPNFKVRLTLEVKQGGGPNSQFYLMDMGSCWKNDGRACDGDAATDVTRYSEMIINPETPSWCTPRRVDQCPPWHTFRNGTRVHRTDAARFPYAAYHVYCSPGNARAAEQPTTFCDPYSNPQPQEILQLVPHPVWGEFGYPTAKGQGWIGDPRTWELDVGAMSQALYFYQDPGTPAAKRRWSSLDVGTEIYVSKYAEAEWTLSGFDILVPEGCVGSSQGGLISRCF